In the Candidatus Rhodoblastus alkanivorans genome, one interval contains:
- a CDS encoding transposase: MTGDNPKSEVLPGRERRRRRTSAEKLAIIAETMEPGMTVSLVARRHGIAPNQLFTWRRLANQGALTATQAEEDVVPASAYRALVDQVRELQRLLGKKSMEAEILKEALEVAVGSKKRMLRSLSLPTLNPRDGSR, from the coding sequence ATGACTGGTGACAATCCGAAGAGTGAGGTCCTGCCGGGCCGAGAACGACGGCGTCGGCGCACGTCGGCGGAGAAATTGGCGATCATTGCCGAGACGATGGAGCCGGGCATGACGGTTAGCCTTGTCGCGCGCCGTCACGGCATCGCCCCCAATCAGCTGTTCACCTGGCGGCGGCTGGCGAACCAAGGCGCCCTGACCGCGACGCAGGCCGAGGAGGACGTCGTTCCGGCGTCCGCCTACAGGGCTTTGGTCGACCAGGTGCGCGAACTGCAGCGCCTGCTCGGCAAGAAGTCGATGGAGGCCGAAATCCTCAAAGAGGCGCTTGAAGTCGCCGTAGGCTCAAAAAAACGGATGTTGCGGTCGTTGTCGCTGCCGACGCTCAATCCACGGGACGGTTCGCGATGA
- a CDS encoding IS5 family transposase, giving the protein MPWSEADRAKYEVIRARYSSDMSEAELALISPLLPPPKRRGRKPTDAQIILNALFYLIRCGCPWRYLPKDFPPFTTVQNRFYAWRDSGVWAQIISVLVMDAREAESREAAPTAVVVDSQSVKTTEAGGPRGFDAGKKVKGRKRHLAVDTIGLPIECQITTADVQDRDALAPLLKAVHRKSPWVKMSFVDGGYQGDEAKRAAFEASRISITVVKRTDKEVKGFTVLPKRWVVERTLGWINRARRLSKDFEATIESALAWLQLALAFLLMRRLARAKASQN; this is encoded by the coding sequence ATGCCGTGGAGCGAGGCCGATCGCGCGAAGTATGAAGTCATTCGGGCGCGCTATTCAAGCGATATGTCGGAGGCCGAACTGGCGCTGATTTCGCCGCTGTTGCCGCCGCCCAAACGGCGCGGACGCAAGCCGACAGATGCCCAGATCATTCTCAACGCCTTGTTTTATTTGATCCGCTGCGGCTGCCCATGGCGATATCTGCCGAAGGATTTTCCGCCGTTCACGACCGTGCAAAACCGCTTCTACGCGTGGCGCGACAGCGGCGTGTGGGCGCAAATCATCAGCGTTCTCGTGATGGACGCCCGCGAAGCGGAAAGCCGTGAGGCCGCGCCGACGGCTGTCGTCGTCGACAGCCAATCTGTCAAGACGACGGAAGCCGGCGGCCCCCGTGGTTTCGATGCGGGCAAGAAGGTCAAGGGGCGCAAGCGCCATCTCGCCGTCGACACGATCGGTCTGCCCATCGAATGCCAGATCACGACCGCCGACGTGCAGGACCGCGACGCTCTCGCGCCGTTGCTGAAGGCCGTGCATCGCAAGAGCCCGTGGGTGAAAATGTCCTTCGTCGACGGGGGTTATCAGGGTGATGAAGCCAAGCGCGCAGCCTTCGAGGCGAGCCGCATTTCCATCACCGTCGTCAAGCGAACCGATAAAGAGGTGAAAGGATTTACGGTGCTGCCGAAACGCTGGGTCGTCGAAAGGACGCTCGGTTGGATCAATCGCGCGCGCCGTCTGTCAAAAGACTTCGAGGCGACCATCGAATCCGCCCTCGCGTGGCTGCAATTGGCCCTGGCTTTCCTTCTCATGCGAAGGCTGGCGAGGGCAAAAGCCAGTCAGAATTGA
- a CDS encoding CatB-related O-acetyltransferase — MSFNEDVAFEDRAWIHLRATDRVAKAFYELNLFIGWNLEVPVNPSFLIRIPKAAYFENFTSSNGELYSSGAFSYSENRVTRASVGRYCSIANDLSVMGERHPLENVTSSSFTYCFRPDFNKPQFLRAHNQLFNNAYPSTPPRIGTAAPPTLQHDVWVGQNVLLQRGITLHTGCVVGAGAVVAKDVAPYTIVAGNPARPIRTRFPPELCSRLLATEWWNYHPRVLFEFGFSDVERFCQRMEDALSEGSLEPIPVSTLTWMDVLQKIKEVE, encoded by the coding sequence ATGTCTTTCAACGAGGACGTCGCGTTTGAAGATCGGGCTTGGATTCATCTGCGCGCGACGGACAGGGTGGCGAAGGCATTTTATGAACTGAACTTATTTATCGGCTGGAATCTAGAGGTTCCAGTTAACCCTTCATTCCTTATTCGTATTCCAAAAGCAGCGTATTTTGAGAATTTTACGTCCAGCAATGGAGAGCTATATTCATCTGGAGCATTTAGTTACTCGGAAAACAGGGTTACGCGGGCAAGCGTAGGAAGATATTGCTCGATAGCGAACGATTTATCCGTCATGGGAGAACGTCATCCCTTGGAAAACGTCACCAGCTCATCATTCACCTATTGTTTCCGTCCGGATTTCAATAAGCCGCAATTTTTGCGCGCCCACAATCAGCTATTTAATAATGCCTATCCGTCGACTCCGCCGAGAATAGGGACAGCTGCCCCGCCGACACTTCAACACGACGTATGGGTTGGTCAAAATGTTCTTTTACAAAGAGGCATAACGTTGCACACTGGTTGCGTCGTTGGCGCCGGTGCTGTTGTCGCAAAGGATGTCGCGCCCTACACCATCGTCGCCGGCAATCCCGCGCGCCCAATACGGACGCGCTTTCCCCCAGAGTTATGCTCAAGACTGCTCGCGACGGAATGGTGGAATTACCATCCCAGAGTTCTATTCGAATTCGGTTTTTCGGACGTAGAGCGCTTTTGCCAGCGGATGGAGGACGCGCTTTCTGAAGGCTCGTTAGAGCCGATTCCCGTCAGCACATTGACATGGATGGATGTGCTTCAAAAAATCAAAGAAGTCGAGTAG